In a genomic window of Rhododendron vialii isolate Sample 1 chromosome 12a, ASM3025357v1:
- the LOC131310572 gene encoding UDP-glucose 6-dehydrogenase 5-like translates to MVKICCIGAGYVGGPTMAVIALKCPSIEVVVVDISVPRITAWNSDHLPIYEPGLDEVVKECRGKNLFFSTEVEKHVSEADIVFVSVNTPTKTQGLGAGKAADLTYWESAARMIAEVSKSDKIVVEKSTVPVKTAEAIEKILTHNSKGINFQILSNPEFLAEGTAIVDLFNPDRVLIGGRETPGGEKAVKALKDVYANWVPEERIICTNLWSAELSKLAANAFLAQRISSVNAMSALCEATGADVSEVAHAVGKDTRIGPKFLNASVGFGGSCFQKDILNLVYICECNGLPEVANYWKQVIKVNDYQKTRFVNRVVASMFNTVSGKKVAILGFAFKKDTGDTRETPAIDVCKGLLGDKAMLSIYDPQVTEDQIQRDLAMNKFDWDHPSHLQPVSPTAIKSLSVVWDAYNATKDAHAVCILTEWDEFRSLDYQRIYDNMQKPAFLFDGRNVVDAKKLREIGFIVYSIGKPLDQWLKDMPAIA, encoded by the coding sequence ATGGTGAAGATTTGTTGCATTGGAGCTGGTTATGTTGGGGGGCCCACCATGGCTGTGATAGCACTAAAGTGCCCGTCAATTGAAGTGGTAGTTGTTGACATTTCTGTACCAAGAATCACTGCTTGGAACAGTGACCACCTCCCCATTTATGAGCCAGGCCTCGATGAAGTGGTGAAGGAATGCAGAGGGAAGAACCTCTTTTTTAGTACTGAAGTTGAAAAACATGTTTCAGAAGCAGACATTGTGTTTGTTTCAGTTAACACTCCAACCAAAACCCAAGGCCTTGGAGCCGGAAAAGCTGCCGATCTTACATATTGGGAGAGTGCTGCCCGTATGATTGCAGAAGTGTCAAAATCTGACAAAATCGTCGTCGAGAAATCAACAGTCCCTGTTAAAACTGCCGAGGCAATAGAAAAGATACTGACCCACAACAGCAAGGGGATCAACTTTCAAATTCTGTCCAACCCAGAATTCCTTGCAGAAGGAACTGCAATAGTTGACCTCTTCAATCCCGATCGTGTGCTCATCGGAGGTAGGGAGACCCCAGGAGGTGAGAAGGCAGTCAAAGCATTGAAAGATGTATATGCAAATTGGGTTCCCGAAGAAAGGATTATTTGCACTAATCTCTGGTCTGCTGAGCTGTCCAAGCTCGCCGCTAATGCTTTCTTGGCACAGAGGATTTCATCGGTAAACGCCATGTCAGCTCTCTGTGAGGCAACAGGTGCTGATGTCTCCGAAGTGGCGCATGCGGTAGGAAAAGACACGAGAATCGGGCCAAAGTTTCTAAATGCTAGTGTTGGTTTTGGTGGTTCTTGTTTCCAGAAGGATATACTGAACTTGGTCTATATTTGCGAGTGCAATGGCCTTCCTGAGGTTGCAAACTACTGGAAACAGGTCATTAAAGTAAACGACTACCAAAAGACCCGTTTTGTGAACAGGGTTGTTGCCTCTATGTTCAACACTGTCTCAGGCAAGAAAGTAGCCATTCTGGGATTTGCATTCAAGAAGGATACTGGTGATACGAGGGAGACCCCAGCCATTGATGTGTGTAAAGGGCTTTTGGGGGATAAAGCCATGCTGAGCATATACGACCCACAAGTTACTGAAGACCAGATTCAAAGGGATCTTGCAATGAACAAGTTTGATTGGGATCACCCGTCTCATCTTCAGCCTGTCAGTCCTACCGCAATCAAGTCGCTCAGTGTTGTTTGGGATGCATATAATGCGACCAAAGATGCTCATGCTGTTTGTATTTTGACTGAGTGGGATGAGTTCAGATCGCTGGATTACCAGAGGATTTATGATAATATGCAGAAACCTGCGTTTTTGTTTGATGGTAGGAACGTTGTCGACGCGAAGAAGCTTAGGGAAATTGGTTTCATTGTTTACTCCATCGGTAAGCCATTGGATCAGTGGCTTAAGGACATGCCTGCCATCGCATAG